Proteins co-encoded in one Rubidibacter lacunae KORDI 51-2 genomic window:
- a CDS encoding potassium channel family protein: MVETAALETAASSNAAGVTSGLFLICGQGALGQHCAAALSRFGVDTIAIDLQQPSNLEIANLSELLVDFVVGDCRQNRVLQSAQVTQCRAALIVTSNERVNAETALAVRALNPTARLIVRSSQTNLNRVLGDRLGNFVAFEPTRLAADAFVLAALGTETIGLLRLGNQTMRVVKRPIPAGDPLCQRRTLLELNSLTRRVLAHIRQGDRGKPGAFYSWEPDATLKPGDTLVYVETELHFAAEHIVPTPTRSLPHKQRQLRQMLAIAPWLQRRRQMLALVWQSPVRRLAFICGVMVVGLLVFGTSLLLYLHPDTTLSSALFATVVLLLGGYADLFGDVGPSEGPAEWWLRLLSLGLTLAGTVFVGVLYALLTETLLSSKFQLTPRRPPVPERDHAIIIGIRRVGKRVVSLLLDLKQPVVGIPLDPDFDPMLLPNMPAIAGPSDEALARANLKTAKSVIVGTEDELLNLELGLTIQKLNPACQLAIRTYGQRLSENLARLLPEARVLNAYAIVAEAFAGAAFGENILSLFQLDDRTVLVTEYTVESGDTLEGLLLAEVAYGYAVVPLLHARSGRTEKLMPSDDALLAVGDRMVVLATIDGLQRIELGQRNTSDRCWQVRIERAIGPEAVFEGGNTLVRVTGCSMALARDVMGTLPRTLNGRLYKHQAKRLIRELSRVRVRATAACVPKPARSQSQPEMRG; encoded by the coding sequence GTGGTCGAGACAGCAGCCCTCGAGACAGCAGCGAGCAGCAACGCCGCCGGCGTGACGTCGGGGCTGTTTTTGATCTGCGGGCAAGGAGCCCTGGGACAACACTGCGCGGCTGCTCTCTCGCGGTTCGGCGTCGATACGATCGCGATCGATCTTCAACAACCGAGCAATCTGGAAATCGCCAACCTATCCGAACTGCTGGTGGACTTCGTGGTGGGCGACTGCCGGCAGAACAGGGTCTTACAATCAGCGCAGGTGACGCAATGCCGTGCGGCACTCATCGTTACCAGTAACGAACGAGTCAATGCTGAGACCGCTCTGGCGGTCCGCGCGCTCAATCCGACGGCACGCTTGATCGTGCGCTCCTCACAAACGAATCTCAATCGCGTGTTGGGCGATCGCCTGGGAAATTTCGTTGCTTTTGAGCCGACTCGGTTGGCAGCAGACGCGTTCGTGCTGGCGGCGTTGGGTACGGAGACAATCGGCTTACTTCGGCTTGGCAACCAAACCATGCGAGTGGTGAAGCGTCCGATTCCGGCCGGCGATCCCCTGTGCCAGCGGCGAACACTGCTGGAGTTAAATTCCTTGACACGGCGAGTGCTGGCACATATTCGTCAAGGGGATCGCGGCAAACCTGGCGCGTTCTACAGTTGGGAGCCAGATGCTACGCTGAAACCCGGCGACACGCTTGTTTACGTGGAGACCGAGTTGCACTTCGCTGCCGAACACATTGTCCCGACGCCGACACGTAGTTTACCGCACAAACAGAGACAGTTGCGGCAGATGCTGGCGATCGCGCCATGGCTGCAGCGAAGGCGGCAGATGTTGGCGCTCGTCTGGCAATCGCCCGTGCGGCGGCTGGCATTCATTTGCGGAGTAATGGTAGTCGGGTTGCTCGTGTTTGGGACGTCGCTGCTCTTGTATCTTCACCCCGACACGACTCTAAGTTCGGCATTGTTCGCGACGGTCGTGTTGCTGTTGGGCGGCTATGCCGATTTGTTTGGGGACGTGGGCCCGAGCGAGGGTCCTGCGGAGTGGTGGCTGCGATTATTAAGTTTGGGTTTAACCCTAGCGGGAACGGTCTTTGTCGGCGTGCTCTATGCGCTACTAACCGAGACGTTGCTGTCGTCCAAGTTCCAGTTGACGCCCCGCCGCCCGCCGGTTCCCGAACGCGACCACGCGATTATTATCGGCATTCGGCGGGTGGGAAAACGGGTCGTGTCGCTGCTGCTCGACCTCAAGCAGCCGGTCGTCGGGATTCCACTCGATCCGGACTTCGACCCGATGCTGTTGCCGAATATGCCGGCGATCGCCGGTCCGTCGGATGAAGCACTGGCGCGGGCGAATCTCAAGACGGCGAAGAGCGTCATTGTCGGTACGGAGGACGAGTTACTCAATCTTGAGCTGGGTCTGACGATCCAAAAATTGAATCCAGCCTGTCAGCTCGCGATCCGTACCTACGGGCAGCGCTTGAGCGAAAACCTGGCGCGGCTGCTGCCGGAGGCGAGGGTGTTGAACGCTTACGCGATCGTGGCCGAGGCATTTGCCGGTGCAGCCTTCGGCGAGAACATTTTGAGCTTGTTCCAGCTCGACGATCGCACCGTCCTGGTGACAGAATATACCGTCGAGAGCGGCGACACCCTAGAAGGACTGCTGCTCGCGGAGGTGGCATACGGTTATGCGGTCGTACCGCTGTTGCATGCCAGATCCGGGCGGACCGAAAAATTGATGCCGTCGGATGACGCCCTCTTAGCAGTCGGCGATCGCATGGTGGTGCTGGCAACCATCGACGGGCTGCAGCGGATCGAACTCGGACAGCGCAACACGAGCGATCGGTGCTGGCAGGTCCGCATCGAACGCGCGATCGGGCCGGAAGCTGTATTTGAGGGCGGAAATACACTGGTCCGAGTGACTGGGTGTAGCATGGCGCTGGCTCGAGACGTAATGGGAACTCTTCCGCGAACCCTGAACGGCCGGCTGTACAAACATCAAGCAAAGCGACTGATCCGCGAATTGAGCAGAGTTCGCGTGCGCGCAACGGCTGCGTGCGTGCCCAAGCCAGCTAGGTCGCAATCGCAGCCGGAAATGCGAGGATAG
- a CDS encoding dihydrofolate reductase family protein yields MKTIYYVAMSLDGFIADADESVDWLEQVSIDPEASDYDSFFAGVDGLLMGRKTFDFVYNYGQWPYGDKPTWVCSNREVPSIKGCNLQSQHGPLAAMQQAKQKGISTLWVVGGGQLASVLLETGQLTHLSISVMPILLGGGTPLVKFLPKHVYLSQMKSTPMSGFTQIEYQVFA; encoded by the coding sequence ATGAAAACGATTTACTACGTTGCCATGAGCCTGGACGGATTCATCGCAGACGCTGATGAAAGTGTTGATTGGCTCGAACAGGTCAGTATTGACCCTGAGGCATCGGATTATGACTCATTCTTTGCCGGCGTTGACGGACTCTTGATGGGACGTAAAACCTTCGACTTTGTCTACAACTATGGGCAATGGCCCTATGGAGACAAGCCTACCTGGGTCTGCAGCAACCGGGAGGTGCCATCTATAAAAGGGTGCAACCTTCAAAGCCAGCATGGACCTCTGGCTGCTATGCAGCAAGCCAAACAGAAAGGCATCTCAACACTATGGGTTGTTGGCGGGGGGCAGTTGGCGAGCGTATTACTCGAAACCGGTCAACTTACCCATCTCAGTATCTCCGTAATGCCCATATTGCTGGGTGGTGGAACTCCGCTTGTGAAGTTCCTACCCAAGCACGTCTACCTAAGTCAAATGAAATCGACGCCGATGTCGGGGTTCACGCAGATCGAATATCAAGTTTTCGCATAA
- a CDS encoding thermonuclease family protein, translating into MWRTYLRSLFLDGTEAAMAQIEQARYERTVSEVFLGNESIDDEIVRVGMAWHYQELFGKLPQPS; encoded by the coding sequence GTGTGGCGGACTTACCTGCGATCGCTTTTCCTGGACGGAACGGAGGCAGCGATGGCGCAGATCGAGCAAGCTCGCTACGAGCGGACTGTCTCTGAGGTTTTCTTGGGGAATGAATCGATCGATGATGAGATCGTGCGCGTCGGAATGGCGTGGCATTATCAAGAGCTATTCGGGAAACTGCCCCAGCCGAGCTGA
- a CDS encoding calcium-binding protein: protein MATIFGTAGNDLLFDNLFQADIIVAFGGNDTIFLSNDGLGDTVFAGAGSDTISISDRTGSNAIDGGAGIDTVDYSTLGESITLQPLGTIAKASGGFDVIQSVEVIIGATGAGIVNTIDGSPIPGFNNGVSFDIDLASDSLILNGLPGGPIGFTVQNFANVIGTQNDDVIRGDNGINVFNGGEGDDVLFGGAGNDVLFGEGGDDLLFGNAGNDVLFGGVGNDVLFGNAGNDVLFGEGGNDLLFGNAGNDVLFGGAGNDFLFGGAGNDILNGGSGSNIIIQATSNLTLVAEVPAVDFLAGVEGRVKTDPLTGDSVFDFGSSGTNPGRGEIDELNGDSGSDVFILGDANSGPFYVGGGNADFASISDFDPDLDKFILDPFTPVISIPGALGDVEAFWDLNFNGILDKADDLFAVVNFSDTLEGSIPDVTGLFANAEFAGSLPPIA, encoded by the coding sequence GTGGCTACTATCTTTGGTACGGCAGGCAACGATTTGTTGTTCGACAATCTGTTTCAAGCTGACATTATCGTGGCTTTTGGGGGTAACGACACGATCTTTCTGAGCAATGATGGTTTGGGCGACACGGTATTCGCTGGAGCTGGCAGCGATACCATCTCAATTAGCGACCGTACCGGCAGCAATGCGATCGATGGCGGAGCCGGAATCGACACGGTTGATTATTCCACTCTCGGTGAATCCATCACGCTGCAGCCCTTAGGAACAATCGCCAAGGCAAGTGGCGGTTTCGACGTTATTCAGTCGGTAGAAGTCATAATTGGCGCGACTGGCGCCGGGATCGTTAACACCATCGATGGTTCCCCGATTCCAGGCTTCAACAATGGGGTCTCCTTTGACATCGATCTCGCCAGCGACTCCTTGATTCTCAATGGACTCCCCGGTGGTCCTATAGGCTTCACCGTCCAAAACTTCGCCAATGTCATTGGCACTCAAAATGACGATGTTATTAGGGGTGACAACGGTATAAACGTCTTCAATGGCGGCGAAGGGGATGACGTCCTCTTCGGGGGAGCAGGGAATGACGTCCTCTTTGGTGAGGGAGGGGATGACCTCCTCTTCGGTAATGCAGGGAATGACGTCCTCTTCGGTGGCGTAGGGAATGACGTCCTTTTCGGTAATGCAGGGAATGACGTCCTCTTTGGTGAGGGAGGGAATGACCTCCTCTTCGGTAATGCAGGGAATGACGTCCTCTTCGGTGGCGCAGGGAATGACTTCCTCTTCGGAGGGGCAGGGAATGACATCCTCAACGGTGGCAGCGGTTCAAACATCATCATTCAAGCAACGAGTAATTTAACCCTCGTCGCTGAAGTGCCTGCTGTGGACTTCCTCGCCGGTGTTGAGGGCAGAGTCAAGACCGATCCCCTGACAGGCGACTCTGTATTCGACTTTGGTTCCTCAGGCACAAACCCCGGCCGAGGTGAGATTGACGAGCTAAACGGTGATTCGGGTTCCGACGTGTTCATCCTTGGCGACGCCAATAGCGGTCCCTTCTACGTAGGTGGTGGCAATGCTGACTTTGCCTCAATCTCCGACTTCGATCCGGACTTAGACAAGTTCATCCTCGACCCTTTCACACCTGTTATCTCAATTCCTGGGGCGTTGGGAGATGTTGAGGCCTTCTGGGATCTCAACTTTAACGGTATCCTCGATAAAGCTGACGATCTGTTTGCCGTGGTGAATTTCTCCGACACTTTGGAGGGCTCCATTCCGGATGTCACTGGCCTCTTCGCCAACGCTGAATTTGCAGGCAGCCTCCCTCCCATCGCCTAG
- a CDS encoding calcium-binding protein, with the protein MAIILDTVGGNILLDNAFEDDFIYAFGGDDTIVLSDDGLGDTVFAGTGDDTIEISDRTGSNTIAGGEGVDTVDYSNLGESITLNSLGVAKESGGFDFIDSVEVFIGATGAGIVNTIDGSSIGIVANTAFLNVDLASESLILDGLPDGPLSVTVQNFDNVIGTQNDDIIRGDSGTNEFSGDEGDDALFGDGGDDTLDGGGGNDTLRGADNGQGEVDELTGGSGSDEFILGDAISGPLYVGGGDTDFARITDFESVDTLAFDPNTPFIDIPGTLGLGLGDREYYWDLNANGILDGVDDLFAVVDFA; encoded by the coding sequence GTGGCTATTATTCTTGACACGGTCGGCGGCAATATCTTGTTGGACAATGCGTTTGAAGATGACTTTATCTACGCTTTTGGAGGTGACGACACGATCGTTCTGAGCGATGATGGTTTGGGCGACACGGTATTCGCTGGAACGGGTGATGACACCATCGAAATCAGCGACCGCACCGGCAGCAATACGATCGCTGGTGGAGAAGGTGTCGACACTGTTGATTATTCCAATCTCGGTGAATCCATCACTCTAAATTCCCTAGGAGTCGCCAAGGAAAGTGGCGGGTTCGACTTTATCGATTCGGTCGAAGTTTTTATTGGCGCGACTGGCGCTGGGATTGTCAACACCATCGATGGCTCTTCTATTGGAATTGTTGCCAACACAGCTTTCCTCAACGTCGATCTCGCCAGTGAATCCCTGATTCTCGATGGACTCCCCGATGGTCCTCTGAGCGTCACAGTCCAGAACTTCGACAATGTCATTGGCACTCAAAACGACGACATAATTAGGGGTGACAGCGGCACAAACGAATTCTCTGGTGACGAAGGGGATGATGCCCTCTTTGGTGACGGAGGTGATGACACCCTCGATGGTGGTGGCGGGAATGATACCCTCCGTGGTGCCGATAATGGCCAAGGCGAGGTTGACGAGCTAACCGGAGGTTCAGGCTCAGACGAGTTCATCCTTGGCGATGCCATTAGCGGTCCCCTTTACGTTGGCGGTGGCGATACTGACTTTGCCCGTATCACCGACTTCGAGTCTGTTGACACTTTAGCCTTCGACCCTAACACGCCTTTTATCGATATTCCTGGGACGTTGGGGTTGGGGCTGGGCGATCGTGAGTACTACTGGGATCTCAACGCCAACGGTATCCTCGATGGGGTCGACGATCTGTTTGCCGTTGTAGATTTCGCCTAA
- a CDS encoding calcium-binding protein: protein MSDNLILGGPGDDVLPDTLLHVDVIVALEGNDTIFLGDDGLDDLVFAGAGDDTIEISDRTGSNTIVGGTGVDTTDYSTLGESITLNPLGTIAKASGGVDLIESVEVIIGATGAGIVNIIDGSPIGGSTNAVSLDVDLSSDSLIVNNIPGGPLSSTVQNFSHVIGTQNNDVIRGDNGTNVLIGGAGDDIIFGEGFSFADIDTLAGVEGTFEVDSLTGNFIFDFGPFGSNPGQGELDQLIGGSSPDDFILGDPNSGPFYVGGGNTDFAFISDFDPTQDLLIFDPLTPFIEIPGAFSDRELYWDLNFNGILDAADDLFAVVDFL from the coding sequence GTGAGTGATAATTTGATTCTTGGTGGACCAGGTGATGATGTCTTGCCCGACACTCTGCTCCACGTCGACGTTATAGTGGCTCTTGAAGGTAACGACACGATCTTTCTGGGCGATGATGGTTTGGACGACCTGGTATTTGCTGGAGCTGGCGATGACACCATCGAAATCAGCGATCGCACCGGCAGCAATACGATCGTTGGTGGAACCGGTGTCGACACCACTGATTATTCCACTCTCGGTGAATCCATCACGCTGAATCCCCTAGGAACAATCGCCAAAGCAAGTGGCGGTGTCGACCTTATCGAGTCGGTCGAAGTCATTATTGGTGCGACTGGTGCAGGGATTGTTAACATCATCGATGGCTCCCCTATTGGAGGCTCCACCAACGCGGTCTCCCTCGACGTTGACCTCTCTAGCGACTCCTTGATTGTCAATAACATCCCAGGTGGTCCTCTTAGCTCCACCGTCCAAAACTTCTCCCATGTCATTGGCACTCAAAATAACGACGTTATAAGAGGCGACAATGGTACGAACGTCCTCATCGGTGGCGCCGGGGATGACATCATCTTCGGTGAAGGGTTTAGCTTTGCCGATATTGACACCCTCGCAGGGGTTGAGGGCACCTTCGAAGTCGATTCCCTGACAGGCAACTTTATATTCGACTTTGGTCCCTTTGGTAGTAACCCCGGCCAAGGCGAGCTTGACCAGCTAATCGGTGGTTCCAGCCCCGACGATTTCATTCTTGGCGACCCCAATAGCGGTCCTTTTTACGTGGGTGGTGGCAATACTGACTTTGCCTTTATCTCCGACTTCGATCCGACTCAAGACTTGCTCATCTTCGACCCTCTCACACCTTTTATCGAAATTCCTGGGGCGTTTAGCGATCGCGAGCTTTACTGGGATCTCAACTTCAACGGCATCCTCGATGCCGCGGACGATCTGTTTGCGGTTGTGGATTTCTTGTAA
- a CDS encoding DUF7219 family protein translates to MSDSNGPNPSKERFLYPRHPYHGKVKPENLVFNANLQEFAQRVSYICNLETGGKLSSEDAYRQIKSFWKQLKFSYKKLGIEATPPNEGDGSQGT, encoded by the coding sequence ATGAGCGATTCTAACGGACCCAACCCAAGTAAGGAACGTTTCTTATATCCTCGCCACCCCTATCACGGCAAGGTCAAGCCCGAGAACTTGGTCTTCAATGCCAATTTGCAAGAATTTGCCCAGCGAGTAAGCTACATCTGCAATTTGGAAACGGGCGGAAAGTTGTCATCGGAGGATGCTTACCGGCAGATCAAGTCCTTCTGGAAGCAGCTCAAATTCTCGTACAAAAAACTCGGGATTGAAGCTACTCCGCCCAATGAGGGAGATGGGAGTCAGGGGACCTAG
- a CDS encoding HEAT repeat domain-containing protein → MAKSRKLADLQQLLDRVQATLPADAAVADLRRAIASKQAVAVARGAKLVAKHNLRQLAPALMAAFDPFLIDPIARDPNCLAKASIADALYRMDCREIELFLSGIRHFQLEPVFGGRQDTAPKLRSICALGLVRANYEDVFVELADLLADPEAPARTAAAQAIAYSENRERGVPLLRLRIRVGDTPTVLADCFTALLSLAPHDSLSLVAGHLDASEPEVREAAALVLGESRLPEAFELLRAWWERTFEPNLRSTALLAISMLRSKASVDFLLAFLAESAESELRGAAAALELLRPNAELWQQICTLLAARGLHPDTLSERHRR, encoded by the coding sequence ATGGCAAAATCCCGGAAACTCGCCGATTTGCAGCAGCTCTTAGACCGAGTGCAAGCAACGTTGCCAGCCGACGCCGCTGTCGCCGATCTGCGACGCGCGATCGCAAGCAAGCAAGCCGTTGCTGTGGCGCGAGGGGCAAAACTGGTCGCCAAGCACAACCTGAGGCAACTCGCTCCAGCGTTGATGGCAGCCTTCGATCCGTTTTTAATCGATCCGATCGCGCGCGACCCCAATTGCTTGGCAAAAGCCAGCATTGCCGATGCCCTTTACCGCATGGACTGTCGGGAGATTGAATTATTTCTTAGCGGCATTCGCCATTTCCAACTCGAACCCGTCTTTGGCGGCCGGCAAGACACGGCTCCCAAGCTTAGGAGTATCTGTGCCCTTGGGCTCGTCCGCGCAAACTATGAAGATGTTTTTGTAGAGCTGGCGGACCTCCTAGCCGACCCCGAAGCCCCCGCTCGGACTGCTGCCGCGCAAGCGATCGCTTACAGCGAAAACCGAGAACGCGGGGTGCCTCTATTGCGGTTGCGGATTCGGGTGGGAGATACGCCGACGGTCCTGGCCGATTGCTTTACGGCGTTACTATCGTTGGCCCCGCATGACTCCTTAAGTTTGGTCGCAGGTCACCTCGATGCGAGCGAGCCCGAGGTCCGAGAAGCCGCGGCTCTCGTGCTAGGCGAGTCGAGGCTTCCGGAGGCATTCGAGCTACTCCGGGCATGGTGGGAGCGCACCTTCGAACCCAACCTGCGAAGCACGGCTTTGCTGGCGATCTCCATGCTCCGCTCCAAGGCGTCTGTGGATTTTCTGCTTGCTTTCTTGGCCGAGAGCGCCGAATCCGAACTGAGAGGGGCAGCGGCAGCACTCGAGCTTTTGCGACCGAACGCCGAGCTGTGGCAGCAAATCTGCACGCTCCTGGCCGCACGCGGTCTCCATCCGGATACCCTTTCCGAGCGACACAGACGTTAG
- the prmC gene encoding peptide chain release factor N(5)-glutamine methyltransferase, translated as MDRLPAVSGSDLACWRTRARQQAMAAGIDPTEVDWLLREGAGLDTLTLRLGTFASRPQVLLERPLAELDRLWQRRVSERVPVQYLIGQTPWRDFTLHVSPAVLIPRPETEELVELAIATTCGRPDLARGHWADLGTGSGAIAIALAAALPSATIHATDIEADALKVARANASTAGVGDRVRFYCGSWYEPLAHLRGRLSGCVSNPPYIPSHEIDCLQPEVARHEPRRALDGGVDGLDCVRHAIATAPSYLHAGGVWLCELMAGQAPTVLQLLVANGSYNDTRSAYDLAGIERVVLATRR; from the coding sequence TTGGACCGCTTACCGGCTGTCTCCGGTTCCGACCTCGCCTGCTGGCGAACCCGCGCTCGGCAGCAGGCAATGGCGGCTGGCATCGATCCGACGGAGGTCGATTGGCTATTACGAGAAGGGGCGGGGCTCGACACTCTGACACTGCGACTGGGTACGTTCGCGTCCCGGCCGCAAGTGTTGTTAGAGCGCCCGCTCGCAGAACTCGATCGCCTGTGGCAGCGGCGGGTTTCCGAACGAGTCCCCGTACAGTATTTAATCGGTCAGACGCCCTGGCGAGATTTCACGCTGCACGTTTCGCCAGCCGTGCTAATTCCGCGCCCGGAAACCGAAGAACTTGTCGAGCTGGCGATCGCCACCACCTGCGGGCGTCCGGACCTGGCCCGCGGTCACTGGGCAGATTTAGGAACGGGCAGCGGTGCGATCGCGATTGCACTGGCAGCAGCACTGCCGTCAGCAACGATTCACGCTACGGACATCGAAGCTGACGCCCTTAAAGTCGCGCGCGCGAATGCAAGCACAGCCGGGGTCGGCGATCGCGTCCGGTTTTACTGCGGTTCGTGGTACGAGCCCCTCGCCCACCTGCGCGGCCGCTTGAGCGGCTGCGTCAGCAACCCGCCCTACATTCCCAGCCACGAGATCGACTGCTTGCAACCCGAAGTCGCACGGCACGAACCGCGTCGCGCTCTCGACGGCGGTGTCGACGGTCTCGATTGCGTTCGCCACGCGATCGCCACAGCACCCTCTTACTTACATGCGGGTGGAGTTTGGCTCTGCGAGTTAATGGCCGGACAAGCCCCTACAGTCTTGCAGCTGCTGGTTGCTAATGGCAGCTATAACGATACTCGCAGCGCTTACGACCTTGCCGGTATCGAGCGTGTCGTACTTGCAACGAGGCGTTGA
- a CDS encoding Tic22 family protein — MKALIRWGAALGLALGATLGGVSIVPQSAIALPEEEIVEKLQSVPVYTIVNAEGIPLPASNTETQETLIPIFIDRGSAEQKLGELRSANPELASQVSIRPVSMAEVYKLEQENASNAEAPSFAYIPTDEQVQSALSVLQAQGQNLQGFPGVPMFVARGGEEQGYLTIERDGERIIPVFFEKEQIDQVIDRFGQEQPDLASTVNIDVVPLQNLIGALREGNEEELRNIVIVPTTESLQLLRQQQQGGN; from the coding sequence ATGAAAGCTTTGATTCGTTGGGGAGCTGCGCTGGGCTTGGCACTAGGAGCAACGTTGGGTGGGGTTTCTATCGTTCCCCAGTCCGCCATTGCATTGCCAGAGGAAGAAATCGTCGAGAAATTGCAGTCGGTGCCGGTGTACACCATCGTCAACGCAGAAGGTATCCCGCTTCCAGCATCAAATACCGAGACCCAGGAAACGCTCATCCCGATCTTCATCGACCGCGGTTCTGCCGAACAGAAGCTCGGAGAACTCCGCAGTGCCAATCCCGAGCTTGCCAGCCAGGTAAGCATTCGTCCGGTGTCGATGGCAGAAGTGTATAAGTTGGAACAAGAAAACGCTAGCAACGCTGAAGCCCCGAGTTTCGCCTATATTCCGACCGACGAACAGGTGCAGTCGGCTCTGTCGGTATTGCAGGCGCAGGGGCAAAACCTCCAAGGCTTTCCCGGCGTCCCGATGTTCGTCGCGCGCGGGGGCGAAGAACAAGGCTACCTGACGATCGAGCGCGACGGGGAGCGGATCATCCCGGTTTTCTTTGAGAAAGAGCAGATCGACCAAGTGATCGATCGCTTCGGTCAAGAGCAGCCGGACCTCGCTAGTACGGTGAATATCGATGTTGTTCCGCTGCAAAATCTGATCGGCGCTCTGCGTGAGGGCAACGAGGAAGAACTGCGCAACATCGTGATCGTACCGACGACGGAATCGCTGCAGCTGTTGCGCCAGCAACAACAAGGCGGTAACTAG
- a CDS encoding DUF4340 domain-containing protein — protein sequence MNRTTALLFVVAIALVGVIYLGRKRDAREAATLNSTESTQLLDFAAPHVRTIAIETETTDLEFVRTQTELDSEETDSEKTDSASTVWSLQQPEAGPASDAAVAYLLDALRRSRGDRVFPTATDALDEYGLSQPAIAVEIGLANGTTHTAYLGDMSFDGRGIYALVDPPADAPEVDVLLLPIDLFYAVQRPLAEWQQLPQAPDLGESAPATAPDVAPELPTGSDAVPVE from the coding sequence ATGAATCGCACCACTGCACTGCTTTTCGTCGTGGCGATCGCCCTAGTCGGCGTCATCTACCTAGGGCGCAAGCGCGATGCCCGCGAGGCGGCAACGTTAAATAGCACCGAAAGTACGCAGCTGCTGGACTTTGCTGCACCACACGTGCGGACGATCGCGATCGAGACGGAAACGACCGATCTGGAATTTGTCCGCACCCAGACCGAACTCGACAGCGAAGAAACTGACAGCGAGAAAACCGACAGCGCATCAACCGTCTGGTCGTTGCAACAGCCCGAAGCCGGTCCTGCCTCAGATGCTGCGGTAGCCTACTTGCTGGACGCCCTCCGGCGCAGTCGCGGCGATCGTGTCTTCCCGACAGCAACCGATGCGTTAGACGAATACGGCTTGAGCCAGCCCGCGATCGCCGTCGAGATCGGGCTGGCGAACGGGACGACCCATACCGCGTACCTCGGCGATATGAGCTTTGACGGTCGGGGCATTTACGCACTGGTCGATCCGCCTGCCGATGCTCCTGAGGTCGACGTGTTGTTATTGCCGATTGACTTGTTCTACGCCGTCCAGCGCCCGCTTGCAGAGTGGCAGCAATTGCCGCAAGCACCGGATTTAGGCGAATCGGCTCCGGCAACCGCCCCCGATGTCGCTCCCGAACTCCCAACGGGGTCCGACGCCGTACCGGTCGAGTAA
- a CDS encoding DUF4126 domain-containing protein translates to MGMETLVAVCLGIGMSAACGFRVFLPLLVLNLVARFGEVGVAPGLDWLSGEPATIVLAIATTAEVLGFYIPVIDNLLGVLEAPAAIIAGTLVSASVLGDLHPALQWGAAIVAGGGTAGIVEGATVATRAASTGLTGGLANPVVSTLELLSALVLSLLALLVPVLAVITLIVALVLSIRYLRKIFRRRHDRPPAIPS, encoded by the coding sequence ATGGGTATGGAAACATTGGTCGCGGTTTGCTTGGGGATTGGCATGAGCGCAGCATGCGGATTCCGCGTGTTTCTGCCCTTGCTGGTGCTGAACTTGGTGGCGCGCTTTGGCGAGGTCGGAGTTGCGCCGGGACTGGATTGGTTGAGTGGCGAGCCAGCGACAATTGTGCTGGCGATCGCCACGACTGCCGAGGTGCTGGGCTTTTACATTCCTGTCATCGATAACTTGCTCGGCGTTTTGGAAGCTCCGGCGGCAATAATTGCGGGAACGCTAGTATCGGCTTCGGTACTGGGCGATTTACATCCAGCCTTGCAGTGGGGTGCGGCAATTGTCGCGGGGGGCGGTACAGCAGGCATCGTAGAAGGCGCAACAGTGGCAACGCGAGCAGCGTCCACCGGACTGACGGGCGGACTGGCCAATCCGGTCGTGTCAACCCTGGAGTTATTGAGCGCACTAGTGCTGTCTCTACTAGCATTGTTGGTGCCCGTGCTAGCAGTAATCACGCTAATCGTCGCGTTGGTTCTGAGCATCCGGTACCTGCGCAAAATTTTCCGGCGTCGGCACGATCGTCCCCCAGCCATTCCGAGCTAG